In Sphingomonas oryzagri, the genomic stretch ACGGGCCGTTCTTCCAACCCGCTTCGACTGAACCTTCCGCCCAGCCGTAATTGCCGCCCGCGCCGGTGATCGAAAGCCCCTGGAAGCTCCGGCCGGTCTTGGTCGCCACGACTACCGCGCCGCCCAGAGCGTTAAGGCCGTAGACCGGGCTTGCGTCCTTGATCGTGATCGTGTCGATCGCGGCCGCCGGCAGCAGATCGAAATCCACCGTGTCGCCGAATGGCTGATTGAAGCGGCCGCCGTCCACGTAGAAGGCGAGGCCCTGCGCCGTGCCTTGCAGCGGCGAGGCGGTGAAGCCGCGATAGACAAGGTTCGGCTGGAACGGATTGTTCTGCGCATCCTGCAGCGACACGCCGGCAATGTTGCGGGCCAATGCCTGCAGCAATTCGGGCGTGCCTGCCGCCTGGATCGCCCGGCCGTCGATACCGACGGCGTCATCGTTGTCGATCGCTCCGCCCGGCGCCGTCACGATGATCTGCGCGCTTTCGGGAACCGGCGCATCGGTGGCGAACGCCATCGCCGGAAATGCCACAGCGGCAAGCAGAAAGCCTTTCGTCACGCACCCGCCCCATATCGTTTGTTCTGGTGCCATAGGGGGGCGTCGCGGCCTGCGCGGCAATGATACCAAAGAAGGAGGGCCTGCCGCCCCTCGCGCGGCAGGCCCTCCCAGCGGTCAGGTGTAACCCTCCATCAGAAGAAGAGGATGGCGCCCGCCGCAACCGTGTCGGAGGTGGCGTGGTTTCCACCCTGCGCCTTCGATTTCGTATTGATATATTCGCCGATCAGCGTGACCCACGGCGTCAGGCCGTAGCGGCCCTGGCCCACCCAGCTGGAGTTGCGATCGAGCAGGGTCGGGTCGTAGAGGCCCGCCGGTGCGCCGGCATCGCGATCCGCCTTCTCGGCACCGGTCATCTTGAGGAAGCTCGCGCCGTAGCTGCCACCCAGCGTGAACTTGCCGATCGTGTAGGTGCCCTGGATGTAATAGCCGTTCGACTTGCGGCGATTGCCCAGCGCATCGGTCGAAAGGATGAACAGGCCGGTCGTGCCGACGCCCTTGCCGTCGTAGAAATAGCCGAGCAGGCTGGCGCCGCCGTAGGTCAGCTTGGCGCCGACATCGAAGGCGGAACCGGTGTAGCCCGGCAGCAGATCGGTCGAATTGTGCTTCTGGGTGATGCCGCCGGCCCAGGCGTGTACGCCGAAGCTGTCGCCCTTCCAGTCGTAGGTCAGCTTGCCCTGGAAGCCGGGATTCTTGTTGACCTCGCTGCGACCGATCGTGACGAGCGGCTGGAACACGCCCAGCGAGGCCTGGAAGCCCGCGAACTTGGGCGAGGTGTAGGTGATCTGCGGCTGGAAGTCGGTGTAGATATAGCCGATGCCGATGCGGCCGAGCGAGGTGTTGGACGGCGCCGCGTTGCCGCCGGTCGAACCGACCGAGAGCAAAGTGATGTCGTTCAGGATCGCGTCGGATCCGAACAGGCCGATGTCGCGGCCGATCTTGAACTCGCCGATATTGGTGCGCCCGAATGTCAGATAGGTCTGGCGGAAATCGATGCCCGACGTACCGAGCGCGACAGGGTTGCCGGCGGAATTGGCGCCGCCGACGGCGGTTACGCTGTTGATGCCCGGATAGAAGCCGAAGTGCGCGCCGACATCCCAACCGGCCTGCTGGGTGGTCACCTCGATTTTCAGGAAGCCGGGAAGCAGGCCGTTGCGCACCGCCGAGCTCTTCGGCCCGACGCTGGCGAGGCCGCCAGCGACGGTGTGATTGGCCGTCGCGGAAGCGCCGCTGTCATGCGTGTAGAAGCCGTTGACCGAGCCGGAGAAGGTGAGGTTCACGTCGCCGATCTGCAGACCGACGCCCTTGTCCGCCATCTTGACATAGTGGCTCATGTCGAGTGCGCCGGCTGCGGATTGCTGCGCGGATTCGGCCTGCGGAGAAGCGGCGGCGACGGGCGCGGGGGCGGGTTCTGCCTGCTTGCGGGCGAGGAGCTGCTGATATTCGGCGTCGCTCAGGATGCCCTTGTTCTTGAGCGCGAGCAGCAGGTCGTCGGTCGTGTCGGCGAGCGCGGGGCCAGCCGCGCCGAGCAGGCAAGCGAGGGCGACCGCGGCCTTCAGCCGCGTCCGATATGCTTTCATTGGAAACCTCCCCAGACGTCCGGCCTCGTCACGGGGCCGGCTCGCGTGCCAGACTGGCGCGGGAGGGGCGGTCGGAAAATTGTACCTTGGGTTATTGGCCTTTGGGCGGAGGCGAGACTGTAAGGAGCGAACGATCCTCCCCCGGCAGGGGGAGGTGGCGCCGAAGGCGTCGGAGGGGGACGACGGCGATGCCACCTCAATTGTTCCGCCGCCCGCCCCCTCCGTCACGCTGGCGCGTGCCACCTCCCCCTGGCGGGGGAGGATCGGATTACGGCGCGATCGCCACGCCCCATGGTGCCTTGTCGGCCGGGATGGTGGCGATCACCTTGCGCGTCGCGATATCGATCACCGAGACATCGTTGCTCAGGCCGTTGGCGGCGAAAGCGCGGGTGCCGTCGGGCGTGATCGCCAGATGCCAGACGCGCTGGCCGACGGGCACGTAACCCGTCACCTTGCGCGACGCGACGTCGACGAAGGCGACCTGGTTGGCGCGGCCGAGCGAGACGAGCGCGGTGGTGCCGTCGGGCGCGAAATCGACGCCGACCGGCATCACCTTGTCTGCGGGCACGCCGGGCGGCTTGAACGCGATCGTGTCGGTCACCTGCTTGGTCGCGACGTCGATCACGCTTACCGTGCCACCGATCTCGGCCGAGACCCATACCGCCTTGCCATCGCGGGTGAACTCGGCATGGCGGGGGCGGAGGCCGACGGCGGTCTGCGCGACGTCCTGCTTGCTCGCGAGATCGATCCAGTGGACCTGGCTGTCGGTCTCGGAGGTGGAGAGCACGTATTTGCCGTCGGGCGATGCGGCCATGCCCTCCGGCTCGACGCCCACAGGAATCTGGAAGGCCACCGCCTTCTTCGCGATGTCGATCGCGGTGACGGCGGCGTCGCGCTCGTTGGCGGCATAGAGCGTGCGGCCGTCGGGCGAGAGCGTGAACTGTTCGGGGTCCTCGCCGGATGGCAGGTCGGCCAGCACCTTGCCCGTGGCGCGATCAATCACCTGCACCGCATTCTCGTCGCTGGCGCAGAGGTAGATCGTCTTGCCGTCCCTCGACAGCAGAATGCCGCGCGGCCGCTTGCCGACCGGCCAGCTCGCGATCGGCTTCAGCGTAGCCGCGTCGATCACGGTTAGCGTATTACCCTTCTCGTTGGAGACATAGACCGTCGCGGCGGACACAGGCGCGGCGGTCAGGGCGATGAGCAGAAGCGGGATGGTGCGCATGGGCCTTTGGTAGACCTTCGGCTGCTGGCGGGCCTCTAGTCCCTAAGTATCATGGGGAGCGCGCGGCAAGCCCCTTACTGTCGTGCCCAAGGCGGCAAGTCGGTCGCGCGTTGGAGGGATTCATGAAGGTTCGCTTTGAAGCCGTGGCGATGGCCACCGCCGCCCTGCTGATGGTCGGTTCGATCTCCGGCAGCGTGTTCGCCCATGGCAACGTCACCCCCCAGCCGGTCGATACCTCGGCGCTGCCGGACGTGCCGGGCGGCAACGACAACTGGATCACCAAGAATCCCTATCGCGCGGATCCCGCCGTCTACGCCAAGGCGCAGGAGATCGGCGAGAGCGGCTACGGCCAGAATTGCGCGCGCTGCCACGGTCTGGAGGCGATTTCGGGCGGCATCGCGCCCGATCTGCGCTATCTCGACGTCAAGGAGGATGGCGACGAGTGGTTCATCAACCGCTGCCACCACGGATCGGTCCGCGACGGCAAGGTCTATATGCCGCCGGAGGGCGAGATCCTCGGCCAGAAGGCCTGCTGGGCGATCCGCTCCTGGCTCGACAAAGTCCATACGGACAGCTGATCCCATGAGCATCGGGCGCAGACAGGCGCTGTCGCTGATCGGCGGGGGGGCGGCATTTGCGCTCGCCCCTCGCGCCGGCGCGGCGCCGCTCGATACCGTCATCAGGAACGGCTTCCTCTCGGTCGCGGTCTATCGCGATTTCGAGCCATGGTCGTGGCGCGACGCGGAGGGCCTCAAGGGCATCGACGTCGAGATCGGCGAACTGCTCGCCTCCGCGCTGGCGCTGCGCGTCTCCTATCTGGAGCTGATCCCCGGCGACGATGTCGCGGCCGACCTGCGCAATGCGGTGTGGCGCGGGTCGCTGACCGGCCTTGCGCCCGCCGACGTGATGATGCACATCCCGGTCGATCGCCAGTTGGCGCTCGCCAACGATCGCGCTGTGATCGTCGGGGCCTATTATCGCGAGAGCTTCGCCATGGCCTGCAATCGCGAGCGATCGCCCGATTGCGAGGCGATGCCGCCCGCCTTCAAGGGCCGCCCACTCGCCGCCGAGATCGATACGATCCCCGATTTCTACCTCTCGTCGGTATCGGGCGGGGTGCTGCGCGGCGACGTGCATCATTATCCCACCGGCACCGCCGCCGTCGCCGCCGTGGCGGGCGACAAGGCCGATGCGGTGGTCGCCACGCGCGCGCAGATCGAACATGGTCTCCTCGCCGCGAAGGACCGGCTGGTCCAGCGCAAGGGGCCGCTGCCGATGATGATGTCGCCCGGCTGGAATGTCGGCATCGCGGTGAAGGACAATAGCCGCGATCTCGGCGACAAGCTCGAGTCGGTGCTTGCCCAGCTCGTCGCCAACGGCAAGGTGCCGGCGATCTTCGAGCGCTATGGCGTCGTCTACCGCCCGCCCGTCGAGGCCTGAGCGGACGACGTAGGCCCTAGGTACAATTTGTTCGGGGTTCGCCCGGTCCTAGCATCCCCTCCTGTCAATGCGCGCAATCGAAGCGCGGCCAACAGGAGGGGACGGATGAAGCGTTTTTCCACCATCGTCGCGCTGGGAGCGATCGCGATCGCGCAGGTCGGCCCGGCGCTCGCTCAGCAGGCCGGCGGCCCGACCGACGCGGACCTGATGGCGTCTGCCACCAACACCAAGGCGGTGCTGACCAATGGCATGGGGCCGCAGGCGCAACGCTTCAGCACGCTCGACCAGATCAACACGCAGACCGTGTCGCATCTGGTTCCGGCCTTCTCCTCCTCGCTCGGCGGCGAGAAACAGCGCGGGCAGGAAAGTCAGCCGATCGTCTATGACGGCACCATCTACGTCACCGGCTCCTACAGCCGCCTCTTCGCTTTCGACGCCAAGACCGGCGAAGAGAAGTGGCAATATGACGCGCGCCTGCCCGACGGCATCATGCCCTGCTGCGACGTGGTGAACCGTGGCGCCGCGATCTATGGCGACAAGATCATCTTCGCGACGCTCGACGCGCATCTCGTCGCGCTCAACCGCGAGACCGGCAAGGTCATCTGGAACAAGAAGTGCGCGGATTACGAGGCGGGCTATTCGATGACCGCCGCGCCGCTGATCGTGAAGGGCAAGGTGATCTACGGCAATTCGGGTGGCGAGTTCGGCATCATCGGCCGGGTCGAGGCGCGTGACGTCAACACCGGCGAGCTGATCTGGTCCCGCCCGACCATCGAAGGCAATATGGGTCAGCTCAACGGCAAGGATTCCACCATGACCGGCAAGCTCAACGCGAGCTGGCCGGGCGATCAGTGGAAGACCGGCGGCGGCGCCCCCTGGCTCGGCGGCACCTACGATCCCGAGACCAACCTGCTCTTCTTCGGCACCGGCAACCCGGCGCCGTGGAACAGCCACCTGCGTCCCGGCGACAACCTTTACACCTCCTCGACGCTGGCGCTCGATCCCGACACCGGCGAGATCAAGTGGCACTATCAGTATACCCCGCATGACGGCTGGGATTTCGACGGCGTCAACGAATTCATCCCCTTCGACGCGATGGTGAAGGGCAAGATGATGAAGCTTGGCGCGCAGGCCAATCGCAACGGCTTCTTCTTCGTACTCGATCGCACCAACGGCAAGTTCATCTCGGCGACGCCGTTCGCCACCAAGACGACCTGGGCGAGCGGTTACACCAAGGCCGGCCGACCGATCTTCATCGATGCCAACCGCCCCGGCGCGCCGACCACCACCAAGGGGTCCAGCGTGTTCTCGGCACCGGCCTTCCTCGGCGCCAAGAACTGGATGCCGATGGCCTATTCCAAGCAGACCGGGCTGTTCTACGTGCCGTCCAACGAATGGGGCATGGACATCTGGAACGAGCCGATCGCCTACAAGAAGGGCGCGGCCTATCTGGGCGCGGGCTTCACCATCAAGCCGCTCTACCAGGATTATATCGGCGCGCTGAAGGCGGTCGATCCGGCGACCGGCAAGATCGTGTGGGAATATAAGAACAAGGCGCCCTTGTGGGGCGGCGTGCTCTCCACCGCCGGCGGCCTCGTCTTCACCGGCACGCCCGAGGGCTATCTGAAGGCGTTCGACGCCAAGACGGGTCAGGAGCTGTGGAAGTTCAACACCGGATCGGGCGTGGTCGGCTCGCCGGTGACGTGGGAGCAGGATGGCGAGCAGTATATCGCCGTCATGTCCGGCTGGGGCGGCGCCGTCCCGCTGTGGGGCGGCGAGGTCGCCAAGGCGGTGCAACACATCAACCAGGGAGGCTCGCTGTGGGTCTTCAAGCTGCCCAAGGCCTGATCGCCGGCGGTGCGGGGCCTCGCGGTCCCGCGTCCGCTCTGCTAAGCCATGGGGTCATGGGGGAGAGGGGCGTGGAGCGGGTGTTGATTGCGGACGATCATCCCCTCGTCAGGGATGGTCTCCGCACGGTGATCTCGGTGGCGTTCGACGCCGCCGAGCTGTTCGAGGCCGCCTCCCTCGATGAGACGATCGCGGTGATCGAGCGGGAAGGGGATTTCGATCTCGTCATGCTCGACGTCAACATGCCGGGTGCGACCGGGGTGAGCGGGTTGCAGATGCTGCGCCACCGCTTCCCCGCCCTGCCGGTGGTGATCGTCTCCGCCGCGACCGATCGTGGGCTGGTGAGTGCGGCATTGGCGGCGGGAGCCTCGGGTTTCATTCCCAAGTCGCTGAAGCGCGGTGCGATCGTCGATGCGCTGAAATCCGTGCTGGCGGGCGAGATCTACGTGCCCGAGGATGTCGCGCTGGACGATCGCGCGATGGACGAGGAGCGCGAGATCCAGAGCCGGATCGACCAGCTCACCCCGCAGCAGCGCGTGGTGCTGGGCCTGATCGTCGAGGGCAAGCTCAACAAGCAGATCGCTTATGAGCTGGACGTGTCGATGACGACGGTGAAGGCCCACGTCTCGGCGATCCTCACCAAGCTCCGGGTGTTCAGCCGCACGCAGGCGGTGATCCTGGTCAACAAGGTCGGCTTCCACGGCGACGGCGCGAAGCGGCATTGAGCAAATTCATCCTCCTCATCGCAGATGGGGAGGATGACCGATTGCGAAGCGAGTGGTGGAGGAAGATGCGCCGCGCATGACTCCTCCACCACCCTTGGGCGGTCCCCCTCCCCACGCTTCGCGTAGGGAGGATTTTTACCCCACCGGCCGGCTCAGCAGCGCCCTGAGCTGCGCCGGCTTCACCGGCTTGTTGAGCAGATCGAAGCCCTCGGCGGCGAGCTGATCGCGCAGTTCCGGGGTCCGATCAGCGGTGATCACGATCGCCGGGATCTGCCGGCCCAGCGCCTGGCGCACCAGCCGCACCGTCGCATCGCCCGTCTCTCCGTTGTCGAGATGATAATCGGCGATCATCACGTCCGGTACGAAGCCGCCGCCGATCGCCGCCATCGCCTCGGCACCGTCGCGCACACCGCGCACCGGATAGCCCCAGCCGCCGAGCATCGCGGCCATGCCTTCGAGGATCGCCGCCTCGTTGTCGATCACGAGCACCGACTGCTCGCCGCTGCCGCGCCGACGGATGCCGGGTGTGGGCACCGGGCGCAGTTCCTGCGCGACGGTCGTCGGAAGCGACAGGCTGAAAGTCGAACCCTCGCCGGGGCGCGACTTCAGCCGGATCCGGATATCGAGCATCCGCGCCGCGCGTTGCACGATGGCGAGTCCGAGGCCCATGCCACGCGCCCGGCCGCTATCGTCCAGCCGGCGGAACTCCTCGAATATGACGGCGTGATGCTCGGGCGCGATGCCGATGCCGGTGTCGACCACCTCGATTCGCACCCGGTCGCCCTGTTTCCGGCAGCGCAGCTCGACCGAACCCTGCTCGGTATAGCGCAATGCATTGGAGACGAGGTTCTGGAGGATGCGCCGCACCAGCCGCATGTCCGAGCGGACCCAGAGCGGCGAAGTCGGGATGCGCAGCGCGAGGCCCCTCGCGCGGGCGGTCGGCGCGAATTCGGCCTTCATGCTGCCGAGCAGCTCGGCCAGCGCGAAGTCGGACGGCTGCGGCACGATCGCGCCGGCATCGAGCTTGGAGATTTCCAGCAGCGCCTCGAGCAGATCCTCGACCGAATCCAGCGCGGAGCCCGTCTGCCGTACCAGCGCGCGCGTCGGCGTGGCGAGGCGCCGGTCGGCGATGGCGGAGACGAACAGCCGCGCGGCGTTCAAGGGTTGCAGCAGATCGTGGCTGGCGGCGGCGAGGAATCGCGTCTTGGAGAGGTTCGCTTCTTCCGCCGCCGTTTTGGCCTCGCGCATCGCGCCCTCGGCGGAAAGGCGTTCGGCCACTTCGCGCTGGAGGTCGGAGGTGCGCTCCTCGACGCGGCGTTCCAGCGTTTCGTTCGCCTCGCGCATCAGTTCGGCCGAGTGGAGCCGTTCAGTGATGTCCTCGAAGCTCATCACCATGCCGCCGTCCGCCATCGAGGAGCGACGCACCTCCACGATGCGGCCGCTGGAGCAACGGCGCTCAGCCACCACGTCAGGCGAGCCGGGGGGCAGCCAGTCGAGCGGGCGGCCGGGGCCGAACGGACCGTTAATCCGCTCGCAGGTGACGACCAGCGCCTCGTGCGTGGTCACCAGCGGCAGGCCGTCCGCCGGGAAGCCGATGGTGGAAAGCAGCGGGCCGTTCCAGGCGATCAGCCGGCGATCGGCATCGTACACGCAGACGCCCAGTCGGATGTTGTCCAGCGTCGCCTGGAGCAGCGCGGATTTCTCGGCGAGCTGGCGCGCTCGCTCGCGCGCATCCTCCGCCTTCACGTCGGTGATGTCGGTGTAGATGCCGACGATGCCGCCTTCCGAGGTGCGCAGCTCGTTGACCTGGATGTAGCGGCCGTCGGCCAGCACATGGACGTGGCCGCCCTCGGCGATGCGATGGCGGGCGACGCGCTCCGATACGAAATGGTCGGGCGCGTGGCGTGCACCGAGCGTGCTGCCGGTCTCGCTCACCCAGCGCACCGTGTCGGCGAAGGTGACGCCGGGCCGGATACGGTCGGCGAATTGCGGCCAGAGGCCGAGGTAGGTGGCGTTGTAGAGGATCAGCCGGTCGTCGGCGTCGAAGATCGCGAACCCCTCGTTGATGCTGTCGATCGCGTCGCGCAGGCGGCGTTCGGCGCCATCCGCCTGTTCCTTGGCGGCGCCCAGTTCGGCATTGGATGCGGCCAGCTCTGCGAGGGCGCGTTCCAGGTCGGACGTGCGGTCGCGCACCTTGCTTTCTAGCGCGATCGCGGTCTCGAACAGCGAAAAGGCGTTGCCCTGCAGGTCGGTCGATCGCTCGACGCGATCCATCAGCACGCGGTTGATCCGATCGGCCTTGGCGAGCGCCGCCTCCAGCTCGGCGATGCGCTCGTCGCGCGGATCAAAGACGGGGCGGCTGCTCATCGGCCGATCGCGAGGCCCGAGAAGGTCTGGTTGACGTGCAGCGCGTGAAACTGCTCGCCATAGGTGTTGAAGCCCACCACCCGCTGCCGCGCGAACAGCTTCGAGACTTCGTGGCGGACCTGGCGCTGCGTGAGCTCGACCGAGTTGAGCACGCAGTCGAAACCGAGGATGCGGTCGATCCCGCCGACTTTCTCGTCGAGCTGCGCGAACAGGGTTTCCAGCTCGCCCATCACATCATGGCCTTCGCCCAGCGTCAGCACGATGCCCTCGTCGATCGCGCAGTAGAAGGTAAGGCTGCCGTCCGGGTTGGCGGACTGGATCGAGCGGCAATAATATTCGCCGCCGGCACGCACCATCGGCGGGTGCGAGGCGAACACTTCCGGCCCCAGATCGGCGACGGATACGCCGGCGAGCCGGGCATATTCGGTCGCCGCCGGTTCGGCGTTGATCTCGTGGACGATCCGCTCGACCGGGTTGGCGCCGGTCACCACCATCTTCACGTCGCCCGGCGAATAATGCTGCGAGCGGAAGACGTGCATCCTGCGCCGAGACATCAGCACCGCGACCAGCGCGGCGTCGCGGCGGAACGCGCCGTCGTGGAAAACGAAGGTCTCGCGGAAATCGAGGCCGTCGCCGGAAGAACCGCCGATCAGCGGGATGTCGCCCAACGCATCCTGCACGGTGACGGTCAGCATCTCCTCTCGGTGCGAGAGGCCATCGACCAGGAATATCGCGGCGCGACTGGGGTGGGGGCCGAGATGGCGCGATCGTTCCGCCGCATCGGCGACGAGGCCACGCACCACCTGATGAGCATGCGCCGCCTCGAACCGGTCGAGCGCCTCGAAGCGGACGGCGGAGAAGGTGAAGTCGTCGGCCGGGAAGCCGATCGCAGTGATCGTGCCTTCGCGCAGGCCATCGGGCGCGATCTCGCCGGAAGAGGTGCAGCCGATGACTGTCATTCCTTCGCTGCGTTCGGCGATCGCGTCTGCCAGCCGGCCGAGATCGTGGCGGCTGGAGCAGAACAGCACCATGCCCGCAAGGGTCGGGGGGTCCATCTCGCGGAACAGTGCTTCGATCGCGCGGACCGGATCGTCGAGATCAGTCGAGGCGGCGCGGACCGCCGGCTTGTAGTCGTCTTTTGTCCTCTCCATGCGCGGGGTTATGCCAGCAGGCCACGCCCGCGTCATCATCGCGCCCCGCGCCATGGTCAGCCGCCCCTCCGCGGCTCGCCGGCGGCTTGCAACGCGTCGGCCTCGGCATCGGTGAAGACCCGGCTGCGCACGATGAAGCGTACCCCCTCCGGCCCCTCCAGCGAGAAGCCCGCGCCGCGCCCCGGCACGACGTCGATCGTGACCTGGGTGTGGCGCCAATATTCGAACTGGGCGGCACCGATCCACACCGGCACATCATCGGCGATGGTGCCGAGCAGGATGTCCTGCCCGCCGACCCGGAACTCGTCGGCCGGATAGCACATCGGCGCGGAGCCGTCGCAGCAACCGCCCGACTGATGGAACATCAGCCGGCCGTGGATGCCCTCCAGCTTCGCGATCATCGCGGTCGCGGCGGGGGTGGCGAGGATGCGGGGCGGTGGCGCCAAGGCATGTCTCCCGAACAGAGTTGGCGGCGGACCTCCGGGGAGAGGTCCCCCGCCCGAGGTGGGGAGGCCGAAAGGGGGCAGGGCCTCCCCCGGAGAGCTCAGAAAAAGCCGAGCGCCTTGGGGCTGTAGCTGACCAGCAGGTTCTTGGTCTGCTGATAGTGATCGAGCATCATCTTGTGCGTCTCGCGCCCGATGCCCGACTGCTTGTAGCCGCCGAACGCCGCGTGCGCCGGATAGGCATGATAGCAGTTGGTCCACACGCGACCGGCCTGGATGCCACGGCCCATGCGGTATGCGGTGGTGCCGTTGCGCGACCACACGCCGGCGCCGAGGCCGTAGAGCGTGTCGTTGGCGAGCGCGAGGGCATCCGCCTCGTCCTTGAAGGTCGTCACGGAGACGACGGGGCCGAAGATCTCCTCCTGAAAGATCCGCATCTTGTTGTGGCCTTCGAGGATGGTCGGCGTAACGTAATAGCCGCCGTCCAGTTCGCCGCCGAGCGAGGCGCGGGTGCCGCCGGTCAGAACCCTGGCGCCCTCGTCCTTGCCGATGTCGATGTAGCTCAGGATCTTCTCCAACTGATCGTTCGAGGCCTGCGCACCGATCATCGTCGCCGGATCGAGCGGGCTGCCCTGCTTGATCTTCTGCACGCGGGCGACCGCTTTCTCCATGAAGCGATCGTAGATGCTCTCGTGCACCAGCGCGCGGCTCGGGCAGGTGCAGACTTCGCCCTGGTTGAGCGCGAACATCGCGAAGCCTTCGAGCGCCTTGTCGAAGAAGTCGTCATCCTCCTTCATCACGTCGGCGAAGAAGATGTTGGGGGACTTGCCACCCAGTTCCAGCGTCACCGGGATCAGGTTCTCGGTGGCGTACTGCATGATCAGGCGGCCGGTGGTCGTCTCGCCGGTGAAGGCGATCTTGGCGATCCGCTTGTTCTGGGCAAGCGGCTTGCCCGCCTCGACGCCGAAGCCGTTGACGACGTTGAGCACGCCCGGCGGCACGATGTCGGCGATCATCTCCATCAGCACCATGATCGACATCGGCGTCTGCTCGGCGGGCTTGAGCACCACGCAGTTCCCGGCGGCGAGCGCGGGGGCGAGCTTCCACACCGCCATCAGCAGCGGGAAGTTCCACGGGATGATCTGGCCGACAACGCCCAGCGGCTCGTGGAAGTGATAGGCCACCGTGTCATGGTCGATCTCGGCGATCGAGCCTTCCTGCGCGCGCAGGCAGCCGGCGA encodes the following:
- a CDS encoding porin produces the protein MKAYRTRLKAAVALACLLGAAGPALADTTDDLLLALKNKGILSDAEYQQLLARKQAEPAPAPVAAASPQAESAQQSAAGALDMSHYVKMADKGVGLQIGDVNLTFSGSVNGFYTHDSGASATANHTVAGGLASVGPKSSAVRNGLLPGFLKIEVTTQQAGWDVGAHFGFYPGINSVTAVGGANSAGNPVALGTSGIDFRQTYLTFGRTNIGEFKIGRDIGLFGSDAILNDITLLSVGSTGGNAAPSNTSLGRIGIGYIYTDFQPQITYTSPKFAGFQASLGVFQPLVTIGRSEVNKNPGFQGKLTYDWKGDSFGVHAWAGGITQKHNSTDLLPGYTGSAFDVGAKLTYGGASLLGYFYDGKGVGTTGLFILSTDALGNRRKSNGYYIQGTYTIGKFTLGGSYGASFLKMTGAEKADRDAGAPAGLYDPTLLDRNSSWVGQGRYGLTPWVTLIGEYINTKSKAQGGNHATSDTVAAGAILFF
- a CDS encoding hybrid sensor histidine kinase/response regulator — protein: MSSRPVFDPRDERIAELEAALAKADRINRVLMDRVERSTDLQGNAFSLFETAIALESKVRDRTSDLERALAELAASNAELGAAKEQADGAERRLRDAIDSINEGFAIFDADDRLILYNATYLGLWPQFADRIRPGVTFADTVRWVSETGSTLGARHAPDHFVSERVARHRIAEGGHVHVLADGRYIQVNELRTSEGGIVGIYTDITDVKAEDARERARQLAEKSALLQATLDNIRLGVCVYDADRRLIAWNGPLLSTIGFPADGLPLVTTHEALVVTCERINGPFGPGRPLDWLPPGSPDVVAERRCSSGRIVEVRRSSMADGGMVMSFEDITERLHSAELMREANETLERRVEERTSDLQREVAERLSAEGAMREAKTAAEEANLSKTRFLAAASHDLLQPLNAARLFVSAIADRRLATPTRALVRQTGSALDSVEDLLEALLEISKLDAGAIVPQPSDFALAELLGSMKAEFAPTARARGLALRIPTSPLWVRSDMRLVRRILQNLVSNALRYTEQGSVELRCRKQGDRVRIEVVDTGIGIAPEHHAVIFEEFRRLDDSGRARGMGLGLAIVQRAARMLDIRIRLKSRPGEGSTFSLSLPTTVAQELRPVPTPGIRRRGSGEQSVLVIDNEAAILEGMAAMLGGWGYPVRGVRDGAEAMAAIGGGFVPDVMIADYHLDNGETGDATVRLVRQALGRQIPAIVITADRTPELRDQLAAEGFDLLNKPVKPAQLRALLSRPVG
- a CDS encoding methanol/ethanol family PQQ-dependent dehydrogenase — protein: MKRFSTIVALGAIAIAQVGPALAQQAGGPTDADLMASATNTKAVLTNGMGPQAQRFSTLDQINTQTVSHLVPAFSSSLGGEKQRGQESQPIVYDGTIYVTGSYSRLFAFDAKTGEEKWQYDARLPDGIMPCCDVVNRGAAIYGDKIIFATLDAHLVALNRETGKVIWNKKCADYEAGYSMTAAPLIVKGKVIYGNSGGEFGIIGRVEARDVNTGELIWSRPTIEGNMGQLNGKDSTMTGKLNASWPGDQWKTGGGAPWLGGTYDPETNLLFFGTGNPAPWNSHLRPGDNLYTSSTLALDPDTGEIKWHYQYTPHDGWDFDGVNEFIPFDAMVKGKMMKLGAQANRNGFFFVLDRTNGKFISATPFATKTTWASGYTKAGRPIFIDANRPGAPTTTKGSSVFSAPAFLGAKNWMPMAYSKQTGLFYVPSNEWGMDIWNEPIAYKKGAAYLGAGFTIKPLYQDYIGALKAVDPATGKIVWEYKNKAPLWGGVLSTAGGLVFTGTPEGYLKAFDAKTGQELWKFNTGSGVVGSPVTWEQDGEQYIAVMSGWGGAVPLWGGEVAKAVQHINQGGSLWVFKLPKA
- a CDS encoding PQQ-dependent catabolism-associated beta-propeller protein: MRTIPLLLIALTAAPVSAATVYVSNEKGNTLTVIDAATLKPIASWPVGKRPRGILLSRDGKTIYLCASDENAVQVIDRATGKVLADLPSGEDPEQFTLSPDGRTLYAANERDAAVTAIDIAKKAVAFQIPVGVEPEGMAASPDGKYVLSTSETDSQVHWIDLASKQDVAQTAVGLRPRHAEFTRDGKAVWVSAEIGGTVSVIDVATKQVTDTIAFKPPGVPADKVMPVGVDFAPDGTTALVSLGRANQVAFVDVASRKVTGYVPVGQRVWHLAITPDGTRAFAANGLSNDVSVIDIATRKVIATIPADKAPWGVAIAP
- a CDS encoding response regulator — its product is MGERGVERVLIADDHPLVRDGLRTVISVAFDAAELFEAASLDETIAVIEREGDFDLVMLDVNMPGATGVSGLQMLRHRFPALPVVIVSAATDRGLVSAALAAGASGFIPKSLKRGAIVDALKSVLAGEIYVPEDVALDDRAMDEEREIQSRIDQLTPQQRVVLGLIVEGKLNKQIAYELDVSMTTVKAHVSAILTKLRVFSRTQAVILVNKVGFHGDGAKRH
- a CDS encoding substrate-binding periplasmic protein, translated to MSIGRRQALSLIGGGAAFALAPRAGAAPLDTVIRNGFLSVAVYRDFEPWSWRDAEGLKGIDVEIGELLASALALRVSYLELIPGDDVAADLRNAVWRGSLTGLAPADVMMHIPVDRQLALANDRAVIVGAYYRESFAMACNRERSPDCEAMPPAFKGRPLAAEIDTIPDFYLSSVSGGVLRGDVHHYPTGTAAVAAVAGDKADAVVATRAQIEHGLLAAKDRLVQRKGPLPMMMSPGWNVGIAVKDNSRDLGDKLESVLAQLVANGKVPAIFERYGVVYRPPVEA
- the pedF gene encoding cytochrome c-550 PedF, whose protein sequence is MATAALLMVGSISGSVFAHGNVTPQPVDTSALPDVPGGNDNWITKNPYRADPAVYAKAQEIGESGYGQNCARCHGLEAISGGIAPDLRYLDVKEDGDEWFINRCHHGSVRDGKVYMPPEGEILGQKACWAIRSWLDKVHTDS